From Meiothermus sp., a single genomic window includes:
- a CDS encoding M48 family metallopeptidase has translation MPETEKATLYYQNKTIRYTIRRSARRRTVGITIDVQGVRVAAPKRMPLDQVVALVNTKARWIAEKYAAFRSRLEPRKRFVSGEEFLYLGRRVSLQVQSKEEPSRLGRRHPSSGSWVQPELFDFNFSRPKAAVALKGNVLHVQAPTPSVQSKEVREILEDWYKARAKEVIVRRVQHYAEALGWPMPTVLIRNQKKRWGSCNAKGELRFNWRLVMLPLQVLDYVVVHEMAHLKVLDHSPRFWALVEQIMPDYKARHQALHELGLGLYW, from the coding sequence ATGCCAGAGACAGAAAAAGCGACCCTTTACTACCAAAACAAAACCATTCGCTATACCATCCGCCGCAGTGCCCGCCGCCGGACGGTGGGCATAACCATCGATGTTCAGGGGGTGCGGGTTGCCGCCCCCAAACGAATGCCCCTAGACCAAGTGGTGGCTTTGGTCAATACCAAAGCCCGCTGGATTGCCGAGAAGTACGCCGCATTCAGAAGCCGGCTGGAGCCGCGCAAGCGATTTGTGAGCGGGGAGGAGTTTTTGTACCTAGGCCGCCGGGTGAGCTTGCAGGTACAGTCTAAAGAGGAGCCCTCTCGCCTTGGACGTAGGCATCCCTCATCCGGTTCCTGGGTTCAGCCCGAGCTGTTCGATTTTAACTTTTCCAGGCCCAAAGCAGCCGTAGCCCTCAAAGGCAATGTTTTGCATGTGCAAGCCCCCACGCCCTCGGTGCAGAGCAAGGAAGTGCGGGAGATTCTGGAAGACTGGTACAAAGCCCGCGCCAAGGAAGTGATTGTGCGCCGGGTACAGCACTATGCCGAGGCGCTGGGCTGGCCCATGCCCACCGTCCTGATCCGCAACCAGAAAAAACGCTGGGGGAGCTGCAACGCCAAGGGCGAGCTGCGCTTCAACTGGCGTCTGGTGATGCTACCTTTGCAGGTGCTGGACTATGTGGTTGTACACGAGATGGCCCACCTCAAAGTGCTCGACCACAGCCCCCGTTTCTGGGCCCTGGTCGAGCAGATTATGCCCGACTACAAAGCCCGCCACCAAGCCCTGCACGAACTGGGCTTGGGCCTGTACTGGTAG
- the pdxH gene encoding pyridoxamine 5'-phosphate oxidase — protein MLRDLRSDYTYGTLSEQEADPNPFRQLERWLSEALQTHLYEPHGMTLSTVGPNGRPSSRVVLLRGLDERGLVFFTNYHSRKGRELEANPWACLNFWWPPLERQVRVEGWVEKVEPQLSDEYFASRPYESQIGSAASPQSEVIASREVLEQRIAELKARYPESVPRPAHWGGYRLKPDAFEFWQGRPNRLHDRLAYRLQPDGGWILVRLAP, from the coding sequence ATGCTCCGCGACCTTCGCAGCGACTATACCTACGGCACCCTCTCCGAGCAGGAGGCCGACCCCAACCCCTTCCGGCAGCTCGAGCGCTGGCTCTCGGAGGCCCTGCAAACCCACCTCTACGAGCCCCACGGCATGACCCTCTCGACCGTTGGGCCCAACGGTCGCCCCAGCAGCCGGGTGGTGCTGCTACGGGGGCTGGACGAGCGGGGTCTGGTATTCTTTACCAACTACCATAGCCGCAAGGGTCGGGAGCTCGAGGCCAACCCCTGGGCCTGTCTGAATTTCTGGTGGCCTCCCTTGGAGCGCCAGGTGCGCGTCGAGGGGTGGGTCGAGAAGGTAGAGCCCCAGCTTTCGGACGAGTACTTTGCCAGCCGGCCTTACGAAAGCCAGATCGGGTCGGCGGCCAGCCCCCAGAGTGAGGTGATCGCCAGCCGGGAGGTACTAGAGCAACGCATCGCCGAGCTCAAAGCCCGCTACCCCGAAAGCGTTCCACGCCCGGCCCACTGGGGGGGGTATCGGCTCAAGCCGGATGCCTTTGAGTTCTGGCAGGGCCGCCCCAACCGCTTGCACGACCGACTGGCCTACCGCCTTCAGCCGGATGGAGGATGGATCCTGGTACGGCTGGCGCCCTGA
- a CDS encoding NYN domain-containing protein → MAGRSDIKNMALFCDFENIALGVREAKYPRFDIQKILERLLLKGSIVVRKAYCDWERYKEFKAPMHEAGFELIEIPHTRLSGKNSADIRLVVDALDLCYTKSHVDTFVIISGDSDFSPLVSKLRENNRLVIGVGVKKSTSDLLTAACDEFIFYDDLIQEELTQKQAAKPVKSAPKTKSSSKPEDKQQEALELVLETLLALQAERGGEERILSSLVKQTLKRRKPGFNEASYGFRSFSALLEEAQRRGLVRLERDERSGGYIVHPRGE, encoded by the coding sequence ATGGCCGGTCGGTCTGACATCAAAAACATGGCGCTGTTTTGCGACTTCGAAAACATTGCCCTGGGGGTGCGGGAAGCCAAGTACCCCCGGTTCGATATTCAGAAGATCCTCGAGCGGCTTTTGCTCAAGGGTAGCATTGTGGTACGCAAGGCCTACTGCGACTGGGAGCGCTACAAGGAGTTTAAGGCCCCCATGCACGAAGCCGGTTTCGAGCTCATCGAAATTCCCCATACCCGCCTTTCGGGCAAAAACTCAGCCGACATCCGGCTGGTAGTAGACGCCCTCGACCTCTGCTACACCAAGTCGCACGTGGATACCTTTGTCATCATTAGCGGCGACTCCGACTTCTCGCCCCTGGTCTCCAAACTACGTGAAAACAACCGGTTGGTCATTGGGGTGGGCGTCAAGAAATCTACCTCGGACTTGCTGACCGCGGCCTGCGATGAGTTCATCTTCTACGATGACCTCATACAAGAGGAACTGACCCAAAAACAGGCTGCTAAACCCGTTAAGTCGGCCCCCAAGACCAAGAGTTCCTCGAAGCCAGAGGACAAGCAGCAAGAGGCCCTCGAGCTCGTTCTGGAGACCCTCCTGGCCTTGCAAGCCGAGCGTGGCGGCGAAGAGCGCATCCTGAGCTCGCTGGTCAAACAAACCCTCAAGCGCCGCAAGCCGGGCTTCAACGAGGCCTCCTACGGCTTCCGTTCGTTTAGCGCCTTGCTAGAAGAAGCCCAGCGCCGGGGCTTGGTGCGGCTGGAGCGAGACGAACGCTCGGGCGGCTATATCGTGCACCCTCGAGGGGAGTGA
- a CDS encoding patatin-like phospholipase family protein has translation MADYKRFGLALGGGGARGYAHIGVMRILEREGFRPSMMAGTSMGSLMGAMFASGHSADEVQELLSQMSFWRFLDWNPLSDMLNYSELVRFLEPHLPRQLEDFPIPFGITATDLITGTEVYFRQGDVFQAIRASIAYPGAINPIWVGHQLLADGGILNQIPVDLVRFLGAERVIAVDVTPLEVLREQPHKKSWWEQIFRRGIDANPIQNVYRAVEIMQIRLAEVKLAVSRPDLVLRPKLEGIGLFSFQQLEQAIQDGEAAALGQLEAIRTLLATEA, from the coding sequence ATGGCCGATTACAAACGCTTTGGCCTGGCCCTGGGGGGCGGAGGGGCCCGAGGGTACGCCCACATTGGGGTGATGCGGATCTTGGAGCGCGAAGGGTTCCGGCCTAGCATGATGGCCGGAACCAGCATGGGCAGCCTGATGGGGGCCATGTTCGCCAGCGGGCACAGCGCCGATGAAGTGCAGGAATTGCTCTCCCAGATGTCTTTTTGGCGTTTTCTGGACTGGAACCCCTTGAGCGATATGCTCAACTACAGCGAGCTGGTGCGCTTTCTAGAACCCCATCTTCCTCGCCAGCTCGAGGATTTTCCCATTCCCTTTGGCATCACCGCCACCGACCTGATCACCGGCACCGAGGTTTACTTTCGCCAGGGGGATGTGTTCCAGGCCATCCGGGCCTCCATTGCCTATCCGGGGGCCATCAACCCTATCTGGGTGGGCCATCAGCTCCTGGCCGACGGCGGCATCCTGAACCAGATTCCGGTAGACCTGGTGCGCTTTCTGGGGGCCGAGCGGGTGATTGCGGTGGACGTAACCCCCCTCGAGGTCTTGCGCGAACAACCCCACAAAAAAAGCTGGTGGGAGCAGATTTTCCGCCGGGGCATTGATGCCAATCCCATCCAGAACGTATACCGGGCGGTCGAGATCATGCAGATTCGACTGGCCGAGGTCAAGCTGGCGGTATCGCGCCCCGACCTGGTGCTGCGGCCCAAGCTGGAAGGCATTGGGCTTTTTAGCTTTCAGCAGCTCGAGCAAGCCATCCAGGACGGGGAGGCGGCGGCTTTGGGCCAGCTCGAGGCAATCCGCACTCTGCTGGCTACCGAGGCCTGA
- a CDS encoding quinone-dependent dihydroorotate dehydrogenase, with the protein MYELFKPWLFRQDPETIHERVMHGLAWLGQRGPTLELVRRLCSVQDARLEVTAFGLRFPNPIGLAAGFDKNAVAVRAWPALGFGHVEIGSVTALPQPGNPKPRLFRLPQDQALINRMGFNNEGAEAIAARLERLQQTFGKPPVPLGINLGKSKLTPLEEAPKDYLQSLSVLWPYGDYFVINVSSPNTPGLRALQDKNHLEALLAALVGFVQGRKPLLLKIAPDLSWEQIDEILGLVEQYRLSGLVATNTTTGRAGLTTPIDEAGGLSGKPLRGRSLEVLRYLHARLQGRLPIISVGGIFSAADVWERLAGGATLVQVYTGLVYQGPFMVKKLCRGLLDRMEREGIRTLAQLRPR; encoded by the coding sequence GTGTACGAACTCTTCAAACCCTGGCTATTCCGTCAAGACCCCGAGACCATCCACGAGCGGGTGATGCACGGCCTGGCCTGGCTGGGGCAGCGGGGGCCTACCCTCGAGCTGGTGCGGCGGCTCTGCTCGGTGCAGGATGCGCGCCTGGAGGTCACGGCCTTTGGCCTGCGCTTCCCCAACCCCATCGGCCTGGCGGCGGGCTTCGACAAAAATGCAGTGGCGGTGCGGGCCTGGCCTGCGCTGGGGTTCGGGCATGTGGAGATCGGCTCGGTGACGGCGCTACCCCAGCCGGGGAACCCCAAGCCCCGCCTTTTCCGGCTACCCCAGGATCAGGCCCTAATCAACCGCATGGGCTTCAACAACGAGGGGGCCGAGGCCATAGCAGCCCGGTTGGAGCGCTTACAGCAGACCTTCGGCAAGCCCCCGGTGCCGCTGGGCATCAACCTGGGGAAGTCGAAGCTGACCCCCCTGGAAGAGGCCCCCAAGGACTATCTACAAAGCCTGTCCGTCCTCTGGCCCTATGGCGATTATTTTGTGATTAACGTTAGCTCGCCCAACACGCCAGGGCTTAGGGCCCTGCAAGACAAAAACCACCTGGAGGCCTTGCTCGCGGCCCTGGTGGGCTTTGTGCAGGGGCGCAAACCTTTGCTGCTCAAGATTGCCCCCGACCTCTCTTGGGAACAGATAGACGAAATCCTGGGGCTGGTGGAGCAGTACCGGCTCTCGGGGCTCGTAGCCACCAACACCACCACCGGCCGCGCGGGGCTTACCACCCCTATTGACGAGGCCGGGGGGCTTTCAGGCAAACCGCTACGGGGGCGCTCGCTCGAGGTGCTTCGGTACCTGCACGCCCGGCTCCAGGGCCGCCTGCCCATCATCTCGGTGGGGGGCATTTTTAGCGCAGCCGACGTGTGGGAGCGGCTTGCGGGCGGGGCCACGCTGGTGCAGGTGTACACGGGCTTGGTCTACCAGGGGCCCTTTATGGTGAAAAAGCTGTGCCGGGGCCTGCTGGACAGGATGGAGCGGGAAGGCATCCGGACGCTGGCGCAGCTCAGGCCTCGGTAG
- a CDS encoding acyl-CoA dehydrogenase family protein: MIADRPKDLWFELDAEERQMIGALRDFLQAEVAPTAAERDETGAFPFEIVKKLGQMGVMGAQVPEQYGGAGLSTRIFARIIEEIAAVDGSLALTVASHNSLCTGHILLAGNEQQKQQFLPRLASGEVLGAWGLTEPGSGSDAAAMRTKAEETASGWVLNGSKQFITQGSVAGIYVVNARTDAAPGEEKKHLGLSAVVFEAPIAGLRIGRKEKKLGLNASDTAQLIFEDIQLPKEALLGQRGKGFYDVMKVLEGGRIGIAAMAVGLGRAALEFAAKYALEREQFGQPIAHFQAISHKLADMATELEAARLMYLKAAELRDAGRPFGPAAAQAKLFASEVGVRACDEAIQILGGYGYIKEYPVERYWRDARLTRIGEGTSEVLKVIIAKNLLAQYR, from the coding sequence ATGATCGCAGACCGCCCCAAGGACTTGTGGTTTGAGCTCGATGCCGAGGAGCGCCAGATGATCGGCGCGCTGCGGGATTTTTTACAAGCCGAAGTAGCCCCCACAGCCGCCGAGCGCGACGAGACCGGGGCGTTTCCCTTTGAGATTGTGAAAAAGCTGGGCCAGATGGGGGTGATGGGGGCCCAGGTACCCGAGCAGTATGGCGGAGCCGGGCTTTCCACTCGTATCTTTGCCCGCATCATCGAGGAAATTGCGGCGGTGGACGGTTCGCTGGCCCTGACCGTAGCCTCGCACAACAGCCTCTGTACCGGACACATCCTGCTGGCCGGCAATGAGCAGCAGAAGCAACAGTTCCTGCCCCGGCTGGCCTCGGGGGAGGTGCTGGGGGCCTGGGGCCTGACCGAGCCGGGCAGTGGCTCCGATGCTGCCGCCATGCGCACCAAGGCCGAGGAGACTGCTTCGGGCTGGGTGCTGAACGGCTCCAAGCAATTCATCACCCAGGGGTCGGTGGCGGGCATTTATGTGGTCAACGCCCGCACCGATGCCGCGCCTGGCGAAGAGAAAAAACACCTGGGGCTCTCGGCGGTGGTGTTCGAGGCTCCCATTGCGGGTTTGCGCATCGGGCGCAAAGAGAAGAAGCTGGGCTTGAACGCCTCCGACACCGCCCAGCTCATTTTTGAGGACATCCAGCTACCCAAAGAAGCCCTGCTGGGCCAGCGGGGCAAGGGCTTCTACGACGTGATGAAGGTGTTGGAAGGGGGGCGCATCGGCATTGCCGCCATGGCGGTGGGGCTGGGGCGGGCTGCTTTGGAGTTCGCCGCTAAATATGCCTTGGAGCGCGAGCAGTTTGGCCAGCCCATCGCCCATTTCCAGGCCATCTCGCACAAGCTGGCCGACATGGCTACCGAGCTCGAGGCTGCGCGCCTCATGTACCTCAAGGCTGCCGAGCTGCGCGACGCCGGTAGGCCCTTTGGCCCAGCTGCCGCCCAGGCCAAGCTCTTTGCCTCGGAAGTGGGCGTCCGGGCCTGCGACGAGGCCATCCAGATTCTGGGCGGCTACGGCTACATCAAGGAGTATCCGGTGGAACGCTACTGGCGCGACGCCCGCCTGACCCGCATCGGGGAGGGCACCAGCGAGGTCTTGAAGGTGATCATCGCCAAGAACCTGCTGGCACAGTACCGCTAA
- a CDS encoding 5-(carboxyamino)imidazole ribonucleotide synthase, giving the protein MQIGVLGGGQLGRMLALAGYPLGLRFRFLDPVAEAPAGQLAELVVGDFNDEATLERFALGLELVTYEFENVPVTAASWLAERLGVYPPPRALEVAQDRVAEKTFFQRLGIATPLFYPVLTRNDLLDGLERTGFPALLKTRRLGYDGKGQFPLHSPADVEAAWTALGGHPLILEAFVPFERELSILSVRSRNGQVAFYPLVENHHAGGILHKSLAPAPATPARLQHEAEHIALRVMEKLDYVGVLALELFEVEGTLWVNEMAPRVHNSGHWTLEGAETSQFENHLRAVLGWPLGATAVRGCAAMLNLIGIKPDFAKVLAVPGAHLHWYGKEVRPGRKVGHITLRAETPDALEAGLRRLEAALAPATD; this is encoded by the coding sequence GTGCAGATAGGCGTTCTGGGCGGAGGACAACTAGGGCGGATGCTGGCCTTGGCGGGGTATCCGTTGGGTCTACGCTTCCGGTTTTTGGATCCGGTGGCCGAAGCTCCGGCGGGCCAGTTGGCCGAGCTGGTGGTGGGCGATTTCAACGACGAAGCTACGCTGGAACGCTTTGCCCTGGGCCTCGAGCTCGTCACCTACGAGTTCGAGAACGTGCCGGTGACGGCAGCTTCCTGGCTGGCCGAACGCCTGGGGGTGTACCCGCCGCCTAGGGCACTGGAGGTAGCCCAGGATCGGGTGGCGGAAAAAACCTTTTTTCAGAGACTGGGCATCGCCACCCCCCTTTTTTATCCGGTGCTGACCCGCAACGATCTGCTGGATGGCCTGGAGCGCACCGGCTTTCCGGCCTTGCTCAAAACCCGTCGGCTGGGCTACGACGGCAAAGGGCAGTTTCCCCTGCATTCGCCCGCCGATGTGGAGGCGGCCTGGACGGCCTTGGGAGGCCATCCCCTCATTCTGGAAGCCTTTGTGCCCTTCGAGCGGGAGCTTTCTATCCTCTCGGTGCGCAGCCGGAACGGCCAGGTGGCCTTCTATCCCCTGGTGGAGAACCATCACGCCGGGGGCATTTTGCACAAAAGCCTGGCCCCGGCCCCGGCCACCCCAGCCCGTCTGCAACACGAGGCCGAGCACATCGCCCTGCGGGTGATGGAAAAATTGGACTACGTGGGGGTGCTGGCTCTCGAGCTTTTCGAGGTGGAGGGCACCCTCTGGGTCAACGAAATGGCTCCCCGGGTACACAACTCCGGCCACTGGACCCTGGAGGGAGCCGAGACCAGCCAGTTCGAGAACCATCTGCGGGCGGTGCTGGGCTGGCCTTTGGGCGCTACGGCGGTCAGGGGCTGCGCTGCCATGCTGAACCTGATCGGTATAAAACCAGATTTTGCCAAAGTGCTGGCCGTTCCGGGGGCCCATCTGCACTGGTATGGCAAGGAAGTGCGTCCAGGGCGCAAGGTGGGCCATATCACCCTGCGGGCCGAGACGCCCGACGCCCTGGAGGCGGGCCTGCGGCGGCTGGAGGCAGCCCTGGCCCCGGCTACAGATTGA
- the metH gene encoding methionine synthase, which translates to MSVSASRDFFAEQGLEPLTAQGYQRAARAEAFPYLKALSQRVLVYDGAMGTEIFKYNLSDADFGGAQYSGCPEILNRTRPDVIEAIHKSYLEAGADVIETNTFGCLPHVLAEYGLEGEAEDLAFAAAQIARKVADQKAQEKPRFVAGSLGPGTKLISLGQIGWKEMFESYRTGARGLVRGGVDVLIIETCQDILQVRCAVLAARQAMRDLEREVPLQVQVTFEATGTLLVGTDDGAALTVLESLPVDVVGINCAVGPDLMDSHIRYFCQNSTRWVACLPNAGLPRNEGGRAVFDLTPAELARWQLKFVREYGLNVVGGCCGTGPEHIRALVQALPEPYSPALRSPNPTSSPLGQVASLYQSVPLKQDTGILIVGERTNATGSKKFRELLFAGDFDGMNELAAEQVAEGAHVLDVSVAWTGRDEVRDMREVLKRFATSVSIPIMIDSTQLEVMEEALKHLGGRAILNSVNLEDGLEKFDRVAALAKQHGAALVALTIDEDKEAGMAKTVERKVEIALRMYERLTQLHGIPGESILFDLLTFPITQGDEDTRKLALWTIEGIRRLRQQLPEVGFILGVSNVSFGLSSQARVVLNSVFLDECIQAGLTAAILNAGKILPINQIPQEQYQLALDLIYDRRQYGPDGEVTHDPLFAFVDYFSKNKADKTLARDPLAGLSLEERLQKRIIEGRKVGLEADLEQALTQYTPVEVINKILLEGMKVVGDLFGAGKMQLPFVLQAAETMKAAVRYLEPKMEKLEGVQKGTMVIATVKGDVHDIGKNLVDIILSNNGYKVVNLGIKKPIEEILAAVEEHRPDAVGMSGLLVKSTVVMKENLEYMAARGVSLPVVLGGAALNRHYVENDLRQTYTTGPVYYASDAFDGLQLMEELTGHAPPRLTSREVSGHKYKTAYEILQEKLMAGSEYIPSNTPPAPRIPKPPFWGRRVVDKSELEVGVISRYVNKNALFRGQWGFRKGEMSQAEYEAYLERLAEPMFEEMVLQAMGEGWLEPAVVYGYWPVASDKNDLIVFDPESGQELFRFNFPRQMGAGSRHLCIADFFRPRYAEPIGDEPAWFPPAAWESGARDVLAAQVVTMGRKVSEVAQKLFQSDAYQDYLYLHGFSVEMAEALAEYWHKRIRQQLDIAQDDATSLEELFRQGYQGSRYSFGYPACPRLEDQQYLQNLLQWQEIGVELSEEYQLHPEQSTSAIVVHHPAAKYFNL; encoded by the coding sequence GTGAGTGTGAGCGCATCGCGTGACTTCTTCGCCGAGCAAGGCCTCGAGCCCCTGACCGCCCAGGGCTATCAACGGGCGGCCCGGGCCGAGGCTTTCCCTTACCTGAAAGCCCTTTCGCAACGGGTGCTGGTCTACGACGGGGCCATGGGCACCGAAATTTTCAAGTACAACCTGAGCGATGCGGATTTTGGCGGGGCCCAGTACAGCGGCTGCCCCGAAATCCTGAACCGCACCCGACCCGATGTCATCGAAGCGATTCACAAGAGCTACCTCGAGGCCGGCGCCGACGTGATCGAGACCAACACCTTTGGCTGTTTGCCGCATGTGCTGGCGGAGTACGGCCTGGAGGGCGAGGCCGAAGACCTGGCTTTTGCCGCGGCCCAAATTGCCCGCAAGGTAGCCGACCAGAAAGCCCAGGAAAAACCCCGCTTTGTGGCCGGTTCGCTGGGACCGGGTACTAAGCTGATCTCGCTGGGTCAGATCGGCTGGAAGGAGATGTTCGAGTCGTACCGCACTGGGGCCCGGGGCCTGGTGCGGGGTGGGGTGGACGTGCTCATCATCGAAACCTGCCAGGACATCCTGCAGGTGCGCTGCGCAGTCCTGGCCGCCCGGCAGGCCATGCGAGACCTGGAGCGGGAGGTGCCGTTGCAGGTGCAGGTGACCTTCGAGGCCACCGGCACCCTGCTGGTAGGTACCGACGATGGAGCGGCCCTCACGGTGCTGGAGAGCCTGCCGGTGGATGTGGTGGGCATCAACTGCGCTGTAGGCCCCGACCTGATGGACTCGCATATCCGCTACTTCTGCCAAAACAGCACCCGCTGGGTTGCCTGCCTGCCCAACGCCGGGCTGCCCCGCAACGAAGGGGGTAGGGCCGTCTTTGACCTCACCCCCGCCGAGCTCGCGCGCTGGCAGCTTAAGTTTGTACGGGAGTATGGCTTGAATGTGGTGGGTGGCTGCTGTGGCACCGGGCCCGAGCATATCCGGGCCCTGGTGCAAGCGCTGCCGGAGCCCTATAGCCCGGCCCTGCGCAGCCCCAACCCTACCTCTTCTCCTTTGGGCCAGGTGGCCAGCCTCTACCAGAGCGTGCCGCTCAAGCAAGATACCGGCATTCTGATCGTGGGGGAGCGCACCAACGCCACCGGCAGCAAAAAGTTCCGCGAGCTACTCTTTGCCGGCGACTTCGACGGCATGAACGAGCTGGCTGCCGAGCAGGTGGCCGAAGGCGCGCATGTGCTGGATGTCTCGGTGGCCTGGACGGGACGCGACGAGGTGCGCGATATGCGCGAGGTGCTGAAGCGTTTTGCCACCAGCGTCTCCATTCCCATCATGATTGACTCCACCCAGCTCGAGGTGATGGAAGAAGCCCTCAAACACCTGGGCGGGCGGGCCATTTTGAACTCGGTGAACCTCGAGGACGGCCTGGAGAAGTTCGACCGGGTGGCTGCTTTGGCTAAGCAGCACGGGGCTGCTTTGGTAGCCCTGACCATCGATGAGGACAAAGAGGCCGGCATGGCCAAAACCGTGGAGCGCAAGGTGGAGATTGCCCTGCGCATGTACGAGCGACTCACCCAGCTTCACGGCATTCCTGGCGAGTCCATTTTGTTCGACCTGCTCACCTTTCCCATCACCCAGGGCGACGAAGACACCCGCAAGCTGGCCCTGTGGACCATTGAGGGGATTCGTCGGCTGCGCCAACAACTACCCGAGGTGGGCTTCATCCTGGGCGTCTCCAACGTATCGTTCGGGCTTTCGTCACAGGCCCGGGTGGTGCTCAACTCGGTGTTTTTGGATGAGTGCATCCAGGCCGGCCTGACCGCGGCCATCCTCAACGCGGGTAAGATTCTGCCCATCAACCAGATTCCTCAGGAGCAGTACCAGCTGGCCCTGGACTTGATCTACGACCGACGGCAGTATGGGCCAGACGGCGAGGTAACCCACGATCCGCTGTTTGCTTTTGTGGACTATTTCAGTAAAAACAAGGCGGATAAAACCTTAGCCCGCGACCCCCTGGCCGGGCTTTCCCTCGAGGAGCGCCTGCAAAAGCGCATCATCGAAGGGCGCAAGGTGGGCCTCGAGGCCGACCTCGAGCAAGCTCTCACCCAGTACACCCCTGTCGAGGTAATCAACAAGATTCTCCTGGAGGGCATGAAGGTGGTAGGCGACCTGTTTGGTGCGGGCAAGATGCAACTGCCCTTCGTGCTGCAAGCCGCCGAGACCATGAAAGCGGCGGTACGCTACCTCGAGCCCAAAATGGAAAAACTGGAAGGCGTCCAAAAGGGCACCATGGTCATTGCTACAGTCAAAGGCGATGTGCACGACATCGGCAAGAATTTGGTGGATATCATTCTCTCCAACAACGGCTACAAGGTGGTGAACCTGGGCATCAAGAAGCCCATCGAGGAGATTCTGGCCGCGGTGGAGGAACACCGGCCCGACGCGGTGGGCATGAGCGGGCTTCTGGTCAAAAGCACCGTGGTGATGAAGGAAAACCTGGAGTACATGGCGGCTCGAGGGGTCAGCCTGCCGGTGGTGCTGGGTGGGGCCGCCCTCAACCGGCACTACGTGGAAAACGACCTGCGCCAGACCTACACCACCGGCCCGGTCTACTATGCTTCCGACGCCTTTGACGGCCTACAGCTCATGGAAGAGCTGACCGGCCATGCCCCACCGCGCCTCACCAGTCGGGAGGTAAGCGGTCACAAGTACAAGACCGCCTACGAGATTTTGCAGGAGAAGCTGATGGCCGGTTCCGAATACATTCCCTCCAACACCCCGCCCGCCCCCCGTATCCCTAAGCCGCCTTTCTGGGGCCGGCGGGTGGTGGACAAAAGCGAGCTCGAGGTTGGGGTCATCTCGCGCTATGTCAACAAAAACGCCCTCTTCCGCGGGCAGTGGGGCTTTCGCAAGGGCGAGATGAGCCAAGCGGAGTATGAGGCTTACCTAGAGCGCCTGGCCGAGCCGATGTTCGAGGAAATGGTTTTGCAGGCTATGGGGGAGGGCTGGCTCGAGCCCGCCGTGGTCTACGGGTACTGGCCGGTGGCCTCAGACAAAAACGACCTGATTGTGTTTGACCCCGAGTCCGGGCAGGAGCTTTTCCGCTTCAACTTTCCCCGGCAGATGGGGGCAGGCTCCCGCCACCTCTGCATCGCCGACTTTTTCCGTCCGCGCTATGCCGAGCCTATCGGGGACGAACCGGCCTGGTTTCCCCCCGCGGCCTGGGAGAGCGGTGCGCGCGACGTGCTGGCCGCTCAGGTCGTCACCATGGGCCGCAAGGTCTCAGAGGTGGCGCAAAAGCTTTTCCAGTCCGATGCTTACCAGGACTACCTCTACCTGCACGGTTTCTCGGTGGAGATGGCCGAGGCCCTGGCCGAGTACTGGCACAAGCGCATCCGGCAGCAGCTAGACATTGCCCAAGACGACGCTACCAGCCTGGAGGAGCTCTTCCGCCAGGGCTACCAGGGCAGCCGCTACAGCTTTGGCTACCCGGCCTGCCCCCGCCTGGAAGACCAGCAATACCTCCAGAATCTACTCCAGTGGCAGGAGATTGGCGTGGAGCTCAGCGAGGAGTACCAGCTTCACCCCGAGCAGTCCACCAGCGCCATCGTGGTGCACCACCCGGCGGCCAAGTACTTCAATCTGTAG
- the pgeF gene encoding peptidoglycan editing factor PgeF, translating into MSLLRSPLLAVPHGFTTRVGGVSPAPFDSLNLGLSTADDPAHVQENRRRVLALFGNPPLAGLSQVHGNLVHGVETAGEWEGDGLLTSTPGLLLRVSVADCYPILLHDPVQGVVGALHAGWRGVVSGILPRALDIMKSRWGSHPDHIRVAVGPGISGPHFQVGPEVVAQFEQQNLAFAQPDSLHPGKYLLDLERAIRAQAQREGICPEHYWALGRCTYADPVFFSHRRDRGQTGRMWALIMLPRT; encoded by the coding sequence TTGTCTTTGCTGCGAAGCCCGTTGTTGGCAGTCCCCCACGGCTTTACCACCCGCGTGGGCGGGGTCTCGCCGGCGCCCTTCGATAGCCTCAACCTGGGGTTGTCCACGGCAGACGACCCGGCGCATGTGCAGGAGAACCGTCGGCGGGTACTGGCCCTGTTTGGCAACCCGCCCTTGGCCGGCTTAAGCCAAGTACACGGCAACCTGGTACATGGGGTCGAGACCGCCGGGGAATGGGAGGGCGATGGCCTGCTCACCTCCACGCCCGGACTGCTGCTGCGGGTAAGCGTGGCCGACTGCTACCCCATCCTGCTGCACGACCCCGTGCAAGGGGTGGTGGGGGCTCTGCACGCAGGCTGGCGGGGGGTGGTTTCGGGCATCCTGCCCAGGGCACTGGACATAATGAAATCTCGCTGGGGTAGCCATCCCGACCATATTCGCGTAGCGGTGGGCCCCGGTATCAGTGGCCCGCATTTTCAGGTAGGGCCAGAGGTGGTGGCGCAATTCGAACAGCAAAACCTGGCCTTTGCCCAGCCCGATTCCCTACACCCGGGCAAGTACCTGCTCGACCTCGAGCGGGCCATCCGGGCCCAGGCCCAAAGGGAGGGGATTTGCCCCGAGCACTACTGGGCCCTGGGGCGCTGCACCTATGCCGACCCGGTATTCTTTTCGCACCGGCGTGACCGAGGGCAGACCGGGCGCATGTGGGCTCTGATTATGCTGCCCAGGACGTAA